atgtaatcatcaaaacatagagttgtactactagatcaaaacttgatcttacacttatTTGATCCACCATTGGCAAACTGTGTCATCTCGACCACCTGACCCTCCGGTCCCGCCGTCGAGTCCCACTGACTCTTCGCCTTCCTTATCGGCTCTGTCTCCCCTCCTGCTTCTCCCTCGCCTTTGCCCTTGCCTCTGGTCCCACCTGCACCACCCGTACGGACCATGACTACCCGTAGCATGCACGACATTTCCCAACCTAAAAAGCCTTTTAGCCTTTCGGTCTCTATTGATGACCCGTTCATCTCACCCTTGCCTCGTAACCCAAAACAAGCCTTATCCGATCCTAGTTGGAAGTTCGCTATACAGTCTGAATTTAATGctcttattagaaataataTGTGGGAGTTGGTTCCCCGTCCTTTTGATGTTAATGTTATTCGTTGTATGTGGATTTTTCGCCATAAAAAGCAGTCTAATGGTTTGTTTACGCGTgataaggctcgtcttgtaggtgatgaCAGGTCTTAGATTGCAGGTGTGGATTGTGACGAGACTTTCAGCCCCATGGTGAAACCGGCTACCATACGGACAGTTCTCAGCATTGCTCTCTCCTAATCCTGACCcattcatcagttggatgtccagAATGCCTTTCTGCTTGGTGATCTCcatgagactgtctacatgcatcagTCATTGGGTTTCCGCGACTCTCAGCACCCGGACTATGTCTGCCGTCTGAAGAAGTCTCTTTATGGTCTGAAACAAAcgcctcgtgcttggtatcAACGGTTTGCTGACTATGTTTCCTCTATTGGCCTCCAACACATCAGTTCAGATCATTCCTTTTTTATCTTCCGGTGGGGTACTGACATTGCCTATATTCTgctatatgttgatgacatcatcctcgTTGCTTCATCTCATGATCTCCGCAAATTCTTTATGGAACTTCTTGCATCTGaatttgctatgaaggatctgggTCCTCTGAGTTATTTCCCTGGCATCGCTGTCACTCGGCATGCCGGTGGTCTTTTCCTCAGTCAGAGCACTTATGTCAGTGAGATCATTGCCCGCGTTGGCATGGCGTCGTGCAACCCTTTTGCTACTCTggttgacaccaagcagaagctcAGTTCTTCTTCTAGGACTCCTTGTGAGGATGCCACTTTGTATCGGAGTCTTGCTGGGGCCTTACAGTACCTCACATTCACTCGTCCAGACATTTCCTATGATGTTCAGCAGGTGTGCTTACACATGCATGCTCCCCACACCGACTATATGCTTGCTCTCAAGCGCGTCTTACGCTATGTTCGTGGCACTCTGACTTACGGTCTTCACttgtatccctcccctattAAGAAACTTGTTTCTTATACAGATGCTGACTGGGGGGATGTCCTGACACCAGACGCTCTACTTCTGGCTACTGTGTTTTCCTCGGTGACAATCTTATTTCTTGGTCATCTAAGCGGCAACCCACCCTATCTTGCTctagtgctgaagctgaataccgGGGTGTTGCTAATGTTGTCTCCGAGTCTTGTTGGATCCGCATTTTACTTCTGGAGCTTCACTTTCCACTATCTCAGGCAACATTTGTTTACTGTGacaatgttagtgccatctacctCTCTGGAAATCCCGTGCACCATCAGCCTACCAAACATATAGAGATGGATATCCACTTTGTTCGGGAAAAGGTCGCGCGTGGCCAGACTcgcgtccttcatgttccttcccgtCATCAGATTGCAGACATATTTACCAAGGGCCTTCCTCGGGTcctctttgatgattttcgttccaGTATCAGCGTCGGTGAAtctcccgcttcgactgcgggggtgtgatagaatagaatattatTGTATTTATTCTTATATAATTATGCCTATAATTAGAGTTTAGATTTTATTATTAGTCAACAGTGTATTTGTATAAATAGGGTGTTTACCCATCAATATTATTCATGGAAAACATTTCCTTCGAAATGTAATTACAAAAAGTTTCAATATGCTCGCTATACAAATttaactagaaattaaacctgtgcgttgcacgggtttgtttttaagttatgtgtctattatttgtaaaaataatttatgtaataTGAAATATTATTGAATAGTAGATAGttaagaatatgataaatatatgtaatgtaattacattaataAAGCTCAGTAAAAAATTTATTGTACACtggtttttaatatatttttctttggtATAAACATTTGGTACTGGTCACC
This is a stretch of genomic DNA from Lotus japonicus ecotype B-129 chromosome 1, LjGifu_v1.2. It encodes these proteins:
- the LOC130739682 gene encoding uncharacterized mitochondrial protein AtMg00810-like, whose protein sequence is MHQSLGFRDSQHPDYVCRLKKSLYGLKQTPRAWYQRFADYVSSIGLQHISSDHSFFIFRWGTDIAYILLYVDDIILVASSHDLRKFFMELLASEFAMKDLGPLSYFPGIAVTRHAGGLFLSQSTYVSEIIARVGMASCNPFATLVDTKQKLSSSSRTPCEDATLYRSLAGALQYLTFTRPDISYDVQQVCLHMHAPHTDYMLALKRVLRYVRGTLTYGLHLYPSPIKKLVSYTDADWGDVLTPDALLLATVFSSVTILFLGHLSGNPPYLALVLKLNTGVLLMLSPSLVGSAFYFWSFTFHYLRQHLFTVTMLVPSTSLEIPCTISLPNI